The following coding sequences lie in one Prosthecobacter vanneervenii genomic window:
- a CDS encoding DUF1501 domain-containing protein has product MKRRSFLTSAAAMGAAPLFANNTPVHTPKGKAEHCIFIWLGGGMAQIDTFDPKKLGNNTDKTKIAGSLYKAIDTSVPGVQLTEHLSKTAKVMEHVTVMRTVNHHVIDEHAFATNIVHTGRMISGNVVYPSVGSIIAHERGAAGEGMPPYILIGYPNVSRGPGFLGAKAGYVYLTDTNTGPAGFTRPDFVDEKRALTREQLLAPLMSRAPKESSISDYKAAQEQALSLSGPKFMRHFNLKEESASLRNDYGGEFGQRCLLSRRLVQAGVRFIEVSHNLNFMNGTGWDIHNEGYKNQHLLIQELDTALSALIRDLKNHKLLDKTLIVVGTEFGRPPEFDGRGGRGHQGTTFSMVLAGGGLNHCGAYGVTDELSKNPVENPVPLVDFHATIHAAMGIDPSKELMDGTRPVPVTDGGKAVAALFG; this is encoded by the coding sequence ATGAAACGCCGTTCCTTCCTCACCTCCGCCGCCGCTATGGGCGCAGCTCCGTTGTTTGCCAACAACACCCCGGTGCACACCCCCAAGGGCAAGGCGGAGCACTGCATCTTCATCTGGCTGGGCGGTGGCATGGCGCAGATCGACACCTTTGACCCCAAGAAGCTCGGCAACAACACGGACAAGACCAAGATCGCAGGCTCTCTCTACAAGGCTATCGACACCTCCGTCCCAGGTGTGCAGCTCACAGAGCATCTCAGCAAGACCGCCAAGGTCATGGAGCATGTGACCGTGATGCGCACGGTGAACCACCACGTGATCGACGAGCACGCCTTTGCCACCAACATCGTCCACACCGGGCGCATGATCTCCGGCAATGTCGTCTATCCCAGCGTCGGCTCAATCATCGCGCATGAGCGTGGTGCCGCTGGCGAGGGCATGCCGCCTTACATCCTGATCGGCTACCCGAACGTGAGCCGCGGCCCTGGCTTCCTGGGTGCCAAGGCGGGCTACGTCTATCTCACCGACACCAACACCGGCCCCGCAGGATTTACACGCCCGGACTTTGTGGATGAAAAGCGCGCCCTCACCCGCGAGCAGCTCCTGGCTCCGCTGATGTCCCGCGCACCCAAAGAGTCCAGCATCTCCGACTACAAGGCTGCCCAGGAGCAGGCGCTCAGCCTCTCCGGCCCGAAGTTCATGCGCCACTTCAATCTCAAGGAGGAGTCCGCCTCCCTGCGCAATGACTACGGTGGCGAGTTCGGCCAGCGCTGCCTGCTCTCACGCCGCCTGGTCCAAGCGGGCGTGCGCTTCATCGAGGTCTCCCACAACCTCAACTTCATGAACGGCACCGGCTGGGATATTCACAATGAGGGCTACAAAAACCAGCACCTCCTCATCCAGGAGCTGGACACCGCACTCTCCGCCCTCATCCGCGACCTGAAGAACCACAAGCTGCTCGACAAGACCCTCATCGTCGTCGGTACCGAATTCGGCCGCCCGCCTGAGTTTGACGGACGCGGTGGCCGCGGCCATCAGGGCACCACTTTCTCCATGGTCCTGGCCGGTGGCGGCCTGAACCACTGCGGTGCCTATGGCGTGACCGACGAGCTCTCCAAAAATCCCGTCGAAAATCCCGTCCCGCTCGTGGACTTCCACGCCACCATCCACGCAGCCATGGGCATTGATCCCAGCAAGGAACTCATGGACGGCACGCGCCCTGTGCCCGTCACGGACGGCGGCAAGGCGGTGGCGGCGCTGTTTGGTTAA
- a CDS encoding DUF1553 domain-containing protein — MTRYVPALFLLSALAASAQNDSGGNDTADKPLATPVMQWRFDNSKEPGPRSPNYPGFSKDNTAQRFDGDGKKSALTIKDTEALRFGLNETITLEAWVKPAGQNGTPYIIGKGRLGTKEFGSENQNYALRLQNTKGGAQIGFLFRSANVPDKKGDWHRWWSKDTLPTSGWHHIAVTYTYGKPKSIKGYIDGRETDGVWDMGGATDRAPVTDGDSLVIGSGSTLASSHSLNGWLDDVAIYRGPVDVTALKAKYQFVPPPPPIAKKQVPAGRVLVQLAEEGMPDANAWPAEPPKVGETYTEDVFGFLDVPQKYVDTGVRGERHVPFMLRAAAVVTFPKGKHRLLLRARGATNLYVDNKIVLNTPFPPNDSDGHHLVADQQGYLDLGPDFRFVPPGNRESWCEFEGTGKPQFIVLETLVGSYVGKSIRRPELGETVVAWSQQGTETWKLVTPGKRTVPYTDAGWAAYEQERNAHYAEVNAKKRAELRALSAPYWATRRKAAEEWLAKNPVGNGSIDEFIAAKIATVKSQDSHKGSIDYFKDIQPILEAKCTECHRGSKAKGGLHLDSLADAIKGGKSDGAAVEPGKPDHSSLIARITSTDEDEIMPPKGKPLTKDEIALLTTWIKEGAHWPEIRADHLTLTPLTDDLSFLRRVYIDTIGVPPSLEEIAAFQKNPDRKAVIDQLLKDPRWADNWMGYWQDVLAENPNILNPTLNNTGPFRWWLYESLQDNKPMDFFVTELLRMRGSERLGGPAGFGTASQNDVPMAAKGTIVSTAFLGVEMKCARCHDSPTGKSIQQDLFELAAMLGSKEIEVPKTSSVPMDKIHAGGRKPLIQVTLQPGTKVQPKWPFAEFCDEAAAKLAEDPKDSRDVLAAMITAPQNERFAQVIANRVWARFMGRGIVEPIEDWEKGKPSHPEMLKWLGREFVSGGYDVKHLARLILNSQAYQRATDPTLKQTSPLFTSPAPRRLQAEQIVDSLFSATGKPFHTEEVCLDIDNTRDLKNAIHMGKPHHSWMLTSTSNERDRPSLALPRIQAVTDVLSAFGWRGSRQDPVSKRDADPNVLQPAILSNGTVGVWLTRLSDDHGITALALKNESLDQFIDQLFLKLLTRHPTAEEHALYTKHLSAGYDKRINSPEACIKHTPSNRTREKYVSWSNHLDAEATTVRMAQETAARAGDPPTNKLNAEWRGRMEDVLWALLNAPEWEFSP, encoded by the coding sequence ATGACGCGCTACGTCCCCGCCCTTTTTCTGCTCTCCGCCCTCGCCGCCTCCGCCCAGAATGACAGCGGTGGCAACGACACTGCGGACAAACCGCTCGCCACACCCGTCATGCAGTGGCGTTTTGACAACTCCAAGGAGCCCGGCCCACGCTCCCCAAACTATCCCGGCTTTTCCAAGGACAACACCGCCCAGCGTTTCGATGGCGACGGCAAGAAATCCGCCCTCACTATCAAGGACACCGAGGCTCTGCGCTTTGGCCTCAATGAAACGATCACCCTCGAAGCCTGGGTCAAGCCTGCCGGACAGAACGGCACCCCCTACATCATCGGCAAAGGCCGCCTCGGCACCAAGGAGTTTGGCAGCGAGAACCAAAACTACGCCCTGCGCCTGCAAAACACCAAGGGTGGCGCTCAGATCGGCTTCCTCTTCCGCAGCGCCAATGTGCCCGATAAAAAAGGCGACTGGCACCGCTGGTGGTCCAAGGACACCCTGCCCACCTCCGGCTGGCACCACATCGCCGTCACCTACACCTACGGCAAACCCAAGAGCATCAAAGGCTACATCGACGGCCGCGAAACCGACGGCGTGTGGGACATGGGCGGTGCCACCGACCGTGCCCCTGTGACCGATGGCGACTCCCTCGTGATCGGCAGCGGCTCCACGCTCGCGTCCTCTCATTCCCTCAATGGCTGGCTCGATGACGTAGCCATCTATCGCGGGCCCGTCGATGTCACCGCGCTGAAGGCCAAGTATCAGTTTGTGCCGCCGCCTCCGCCCATCGCCAAGAAGCAGGTGCCCGCAGGCCGTGTGCTGGTGCAGCTGGCAGAGGAAGGCATGCCCGACGCCAACGCCTGGCCCGCCGAACCGCCCAAGGTGGGCGAGACTTACACGGAAGATGTCTTCGGCTTCCTCGATGTGCCGCAGAAGTACGTGGACACCGGCGTACGTGGCGAGCGCCATGTGCCCTTCATGCTGCGTGCGGCAGCCGTGGTGACCTTTCCCAAAGGCAAGCACCGCCTGCTGCTGCGTGCCCGTGGCGCCACGAATCTCTATGTCGATAACAAGATCGTCCTCAACACCCCCTTCCCGCCGAATGACAGCGACGGCCATCATCTGGTAGCCGATCAGCAGGGTTATCTCGACCTGGGCCCCGACTTCCGCTTTGTCCCTCCCGGAAACCGCGAATCTTGGTGCGAGTTTGAAGGCACCGGCAAGCCGCAGTTCATCGTGCTGGAGACGCTGGTGGGCAGCTATGTGGGCAAGAGCATCCGCCGTCCTGAGCTGGGCGAAACCGTGGTTGCCTGGAGCCAGCAAGGCACCGAGACCTGGAAGCTCGTCACCCCCGGCAAGCGCACCGTGCCCTACACCGATGCCGGATGGGCTGCCTACGAGCAAGAGCGCAATGCCCACTACGCCGAGGTGAATGCCAAAAAACGCGCCGAACTGCGTGCCCTCTCCGCGCCCTACTGGGCCACGCGCCGCAAGGCTGCGGAAGAATGGCTGGCAAAAAATCCGGTGGGCAATGGCAGCATCGACGAATTCATTGCCGCCAAGATCGCCACCGTGAAGTCCCAGGACTCCCACAAAGGCAGCATCGACTACTTCAAGGACATCCAGCCCATCCTCGAAGCCAAGTGCACCGAGTGCCATCGCGGCTCCAAGGCCAAGGGCGGACTGCATCTCGACTCGCTGGCAGACGCCATCAAAGGCGGCAAATCCGATGGTGCCGCCGTCGAGCCCGGTAAGCCCGACCACAGCTCCCTCATCGCCCGCATTACCTCCACGGATGAAGACGAAATCATGCCGCCCAAGGGCAAGCCTTTGACGAAGGATGAGATCGCCCTGCTCACCACCTGGATCAAAGAAGGGGCCCACTGGCCGGAGATCCGCGCCGATCACCTCACGCTCACACCACTCACGGACGACCTCAGCTTCCTGCGCCGTGTGTACATCGACACCATCGGCGTGCCTCCATCCCTGGAAGAGATTGCCGCATTCCAGAAGAACCCGGACCGCAAGGCCGTCATCGACCAACTGCTGAAAGACCCGCGCTGGGCCGACAACTGGATGGGCTACTGGCAGGACGTGCTGGCGGAAAACCCAAACATCCTCAACCCCACGCTGAACAACACCGGCCCCTTCCGCTGGTGGCTCTATGAGTCCCTGCAGGACAACAAGCCCATGGACTTCTTTGTCACCGAACTCCTGCGCATGCGCGGCAGCGAGCGCCTCGGCGGCCCCGCCGGATTTGGCACCGCCTCGCAGAACGATGTGCCCATGGCTGCCAAGGGCACCATCGTCAGCACCGCCTTCCTCGGCGTGGAGATGAAGTGCGCCCGCTGCCACGACTCCCCCACCGGCAAGTCCATCCAGCAGGATCTCTTTGAACTCGCCGCCATGCTCGGCTCCAAAGAAATCGAAGTGCCCAAAACCAGCAGCGTGCCGATGGACAAGATCCACGCCGGTGGCCGCAAGCCCCTCATTCAAGTGACCCTGCAGCCCGGCACCAAGGTGCAGCCCAAGTGGCCCTTTGCGGAGTTCTGCGATGAAGCCGCCGCCAAGCTGGCCGAAGATCCCAAGGACAGCCGTGATGTGCTGGCCGCCATGATCACCGCGCCGCAGAACGAGCGCTTTGCCCAGGTCATCGCCAATCGCGTTTGGGCACGCTTCATGGGCCGCGGCATCGTGGAGCCCATCGAAGACTGGGAGAAGGGCAAGCCCTCGCATCCTGAGATGCTGAAATGGCTGGGCCGCGAATTCGTCAGCGGCGGTTATGACGTGAAGCACCTCGCCCGCCTCATCCTCAACAGCCAGGCCTACCAGCGTGCCACCGATCCCACGCTCAAGCAGACCAGCCCGCTCTTCACCAGCCCCGCACCGCGCAGGCTGCAGGCAGAGCAGATCGTGGACTCTCTTTTCTCCGCCACCGGCAAGCCCTTCCACACCGAGGAAGTCTGCCTGGACATCGACAACACCCGCGATCTCAAAAACGCCATCCACATGGGCAAGCCGCACCACAGCTGGATGCTCACCAGCACCAGCAATGAGCGCGACCGCCCCAGCCTGGCCCTGCCCCGCATCCAGGCCGTCACGGATGTGCTCAGCGCCTTCGGCTGGCGCGGCTCACGCCAGGACCCTGTGAGCAAGCGCGATGCCGACCCCAACGTGCTGCAGCCCGCCATTCTCAGCAACGGCACCGTGGGCGTCTGGCTCACTCGACTGAGTGATGACCATGGCATCACCGCCCTCGCTTTGAAAAACGAATCGCTCGATCAGTTCATTGACCAGCTTTTCCTCAAGCTGCTCACCCGTCATCCGACGGCGGAAGAGCACGCGCTGTACACCAAGCACCTTAGCGCCGGGTACGACAAACGAATCAATAGCCCAGAAGCGTGCATTAAGCACACCCCATCCAACCGCACCCGCGAAAAATACGTGAGCTGGTCCAACCACCTCGACGCCGAAGCCACCACCGTGCGCATGGCCCAGGAAACCGCCGCCCGCGCCGGAGATCCCCCCACCAACAAGCTCAACGCCGAATGGCGCGGCCGCATGGAGGATGTGCTGTGGGCTTTGCTCAACGCACCCGAGTGGGAGTTTAGCCCTTAA